A region from the Clavibacter sp. A6099 genome encodes:
- a CDS encoding MFS transporter, producing MTPPNAFPPTAPLPIQTRRPPWRHTLIALSVPNFRRFTASNVIAMTSGWMQRIAQDWLVLELTGSVTAVGITVAMQFAPMLFFGLLGGVIVDRCSKRMLMMITQGTYAILSALLAVLTLSGAVEAWHIFAIAFATGLVTVIDNPARQVFVTEIVGQQHLRNAISVNSSVFQLGGMVGPALSGVLLLAVGAGWSFAINALACVVVVLTLWSLRTRDLIRIPPAPRRRGQLVEGLRYARSKPTILWPVVLVAVFSVFGLTMPVLLAAFASQVYDVGAGGYGFFNSMVAIGALTGALLSTRRATVRLRTIVVGVGITGLLQAAAGLMPGIAPFAVLLVTVGMASLLFQTAANSLVQLSSNVAIRGRVMSVYVLVLLGGQAIGGPLMGGIVEAWGVHVGMVVSGGMPALAAAVVAVILARRGQLTLEVVVRRHVPRMRITPRAPGAGRPRVDGADEGTTGGGISRARRSRGGAAARRPGRTGSRTPRARSPR from the coding sequence GTGACCCCGCCGAACGCCTTCCCCCCGACCGCCCCGCTCCCGATCCAGACCCGGCGCCCGCCATGGCGCCACACGCTCATCGCCCTGAGCGTGCCGAACTTCCGCCGGTTCACGGCCTCCAACGTCATCGCCATGACCTCGGGGTGGATGCAGCGCATCGCCCAGGACTGGCTCGTGCTCGAGCTCACCGGCAGCGTCACCGCGGTCGGCATCACGGTCGCGATGCAGTTCGCGCCCATGCTGTTCTTCGGCCTCCTCGGCGGCGTCATCGTCGACAGGTGCTCGAAGCGCATGCTCATGATGATCACGCAGGGCACGTACGCGATCCTCAGCGCGCTGCTCGCCGTGCTCACGCTCTCGGGCGCGGTCGAGGCGTGGCACATCTTCGCCATCGCGTTCGCGACCGGGCTCGTGACGGTGATCGACAACCCGGCCCGGCAGGTGTTCGTCACCGAGATCGTGGGGCAGCAGCACCTGCGCAACGCGATCAGCGTCAACTCGTCGGTGTTCCAGCTCGGCGGCATGGTGGGGCCCGCGCTCAGCGGGGTCCTGCTGCTCGCCGTCGGCGCCGGCTGGTCGTTCGCGATCAACGCGCTCGCGTGCGTCGTCGTGGTCCTCACGCTGTGGAGCCTGAGGACCCGCGACCTGATCCGCATCCCGCCCGCCCCGCGTCGCCGCGGCCAGCTCGTGGAGGGGCTCAGGTACGCGCGCTCCAAGCCGACCATCCTCTGGCCCGTCGTGCTCGTGGCGGTGTTCAGCGTCTTCGGCCTCACCATGCCGGTGCTCCTCGCGGCGTTCGCGAGCCAGGTCTACGACGTGGGCGCGGGCGGCTACGGCTTCTTCAACTCGATGGTCGCGATCGGCGCGCTCACGGGCGCGCTGCTCTCGACCCGCCGCGCGACCGTGCGGCTGCGGACCATCGTGGTCGGCGTCGGGATCACCGGCCTGCTGCAGGCGGCCGCGGGGCTGATGCCCGGGATCGCGCCGTTCGCCGTGCTGCTCGTCACGGTCGGCATGGCGTCGCTGCTCTTCCAGACCGCCGCGAACTCGCTCGTGCAGCTCTCCAGCAACGTGGCCATCCGCGGGCGCGTGATGAGCGTCTACGTGCTCGTGCTGCTCGGCGGCCAGGCGATCGGCGGGCCGCTCATGGGCGGGATCGTCGAGGCGTGGGGCGTGCACGTCGGCATGGTCGTCTCCGGCGGGATGCCGGCGCTGGCCGCCGCGGTCGTGGCCGTGATCCTCGCCCGCCGCGGGCAGCTGACCCTCGAGGTCGTGGTGCGCCGGCACGTGCCGCGCATGCGGATCACGCCCCGGGCGCCGGGTGCCGGCCGTCCCCGCGTCGACGGGGCGGACGAGGGGACGACCGGCGGCGGGATCAGCCGCGCACGTCGATCGCGCGGTGGCGCTGCTGCACGCCGGCCGGGCCGTACGGGTAGTCGGACACCACGGGCGCGCTCACCGCGCTGA
- a CDS encoding aldo/keto reductase: MQYRNLGNSGAVVSTYALGTMTFGAEADEETSGRILEAYVAGGGTFIDTADVYTSGVSEEIVGRWLKAHPAEADQLVVATKGRFPMGEGNNDVGTSRRHLTRALDDSLRRLRVDTIDLYQMHAWDAVTPLEETLRFLDDAVRAGKISYYGFSNYLGWQLTKAVGLAKALGYTPPVTLQPQYSLLVREIESEIVPASLDAGIGLLPWSPLAGGWLTGKYRRDETPTGATRLGEDPERGMEAFTPRNGQERTWAILEEVRRIADAHGSSSARVSLAWLEAQPAVTSVILGARTVEQLEDNMASADLELTADEIASLSAVSAPVVSDYPYGPAGVQQRHRAIDVRG, encoded by the coding sequence ATGCAGTACCGGAATCTCGGGAACAGCGGCGCGGTCGTCTCGACCTACGCGCTCGGCACCATGACCTTCGGCGCGGAGGCCGACGAGGAGACCTCGGGGCGCATCCTCGAGGCGTACGTCGCCGGCGGCGGCACGTTCATCGACACCGCGGACGTCTACACGTCGGGCGTCTCGGAGGAGATCGTCGGCCGCTGGCTGAAGGCGCACCCGGCCGAGGCCGACCAGCTCGTCGTCGCGACCAAGGGCCGCTTCCCGATGGGGGAGGGGAACAACGACGTCGGCACATCGCGCCGCCACCTCACCCGCGCGCTCGACGACTCGCTCCGCCGCCTGCGCGTCGACACGATCGACCTGTACCAGATGCACGCCTGGGACGCCGTGACCCCGCTCGAGGAGACGCTGCGCTTCCTCGACGACGCCGTGCGCGCCGGCAAGATCTCGTACTACGGCTTCTCGAACTACCTGGGGTGGCAGCTCACGAAGGCCGTCGGGCTCGCGAAGGCCCTCGGGTACACGCCGCCCGTGACGCTGCAGCCGCAGTACTCGCTCCTCGTGCGCGAGATCGAGTCGGAGATCGTGCCGGCGTCGCTGGATGCGGGCATCGGCCTGCTGCCCTGGTCGCCGCTCGCGGGCGGCTGGCTCACCGGCAAGTACCGCCGCGACGAGACGCCCACCGGCGCGACCCGCCTCGGCGAGGACCCGGAGCGCGGCATGGAGGCCTTCACGCCGCGGAACGGCCAGGAGCGCACATGGGCGATCCTCGAGGAGGTGCGCCGGATCGCCGACGCCCACGGATCCAGCTCCGCGCGCGTCTCGCTCGCGTGGCTCGAGGCGCAGCCGGCGGTGACCAGCGTGATCCTCGGCGCCCGCACCGTCGAGCAGCTCGAGGACAACATGGCCTCGGCCGACCTGGAGCTGACGGCCGACGAGATCGCGTCGCTCAGCGCGGTGAGCGCGCCCGTGGTGTCCGACTACCCGTACGGCCCGGCCGGCGTGCAGCAGCGCCACCGCGCGATCGACGTGCGCGGCTGA
- a CDS encoding metal-dependent transcriptional regulator, whose amino-acid sequence MSVDELSSAAQDYLKLIWSATEWTDQPMTVSRLAERLGVRPATASDGIRRLTAQGLVEHRPYGSIELTDDGRRHAIQMVRRHRLLETFLVEVLGYGWDEVHDEAEVLEHAVSDDFVARIDQHLGHPSRDPHGDPIPSADGEPHLPDATVLADAVADRPMRVRRISDEDPRLLRELAEHGIGLDATLVREAASGSPGAVRVTVDGSAARPLTPAAASAVWVSDAD is encoded by the coding sequence ATGTCCGTCGACGAGCTCTCCAGCGCCGCGCAGGACTACCTCAAGCTCATCTGGTCGGCGACCGAGTGGACCGACCAGCCGATGACCGTCAGCCGGCTCGCGGAGCGCCTGGGCGTCCGTCCCGCCACCGCGTCCGACGGCATCCGCCGCCTCACCGCGCAGGGCCTCGTGGAGCACCGGCCGTACGGCAGCATCGAGCTCACCGACGACGGCCGCCGCCACGCGATCCAGATGGTGCGCCGCCACCGCCTGCTCGAGACGTTCCTCGTGGAGGTGCTCGGCTACGGCTGGGACGAGGTGCACGACGAGGCCGAGGTGCTCGAGCACGCGGTCTCCGACGACTTCGTGGCGCGCATCGACCAGCACCTCGGGCACCCGTCGCGGGATCCGCACGGCGACCCCATCCCCTCGGCCGACGGCGAGCCGCACCTGCCGGACGCGACCGTGCTCGCGGACGCCGTCGCCGACCGGCCGATGCGCGTCCGGCGGATCTCGGACGAGGACCCGCGCCTGCTGCGCGAGCTCGCCGAGCACGGCATCGGGCTCGACGCGACGCTCGTGCGCGAGGCCGCATCCGGCTCTCCCGGCGCCGTGCGCGTGACGGTGGACGGATCCGCGGCGCGGCCGCTCACGCCCGCGGCCGCCTCCGCGGTCTGGGTGTCCGACGCCGACTGA
- a CDS encoding Nramp family divalent metal transporter, translated as MTRTAPERARARRPVTGPRLVLLLGPAFVAAIAYVDPGNVAANLTAGARYGYLLVWVLVAANAIAVLVQYQSAKLGLVTGRSLPELLGQRLPTTRRRAFWVQAELIAAATDLAEVIGGAIALHLLFGIPLVAGGVIVGLISIGLLAVQSRHGQRPFELVIGALLLVITVGFLTGLVVSPLSGSGIAGGLVPRFDGPDSVLLAASMLGATVMPHAVYLHSSLSRDRHGVQTDDGVLRRLLRATRWDVITALAVAGAVNISMLLIAAASLGGVPGTDSIEGAHAAITASLGPVVGVVFAVGLLASGLASTSVGAYAGAAIMGGLLHVKVPLLARRVVTLIPALAILAIGVDPTTALVISQVVLSLGIPFALVPLIRLTGDRRVMGAHVDRPITRIAAWVAVSLVVVLNVALVVLTFTG; from the coding sequence ATGACCCGCACCGCCCCCGAGCGCGCCCGCGCGCGTCGGCCCGTCACCGGCCCGCGGCTCGTGCTCCTGCTGGGCCCGGCGTTCGTCGCGGCCATCGCGTACGTGGATCCCGGCAACGTCGCCGCCAACCTCACCGCGGGCGCGCGCTACGGCTACCTGCTGGTGTGGGTGCTCGTCGCCGCGAACGCCATCGCCGTGCTCGTGCAGTACCAGTCGGCGAAGCTCGGGCTCGTCACGGGCCGCAGCCTCCCGGAGCTGCTCGGCCAGCGGCTGCCGACCACGCGCCGCCGCGCGTTCTGGGTGCAGGCCGAGCTCATCGCCGCGGCCACCGACCTCGCTGAGGTCATCGGCGGGGCGATCGCGCTGCACCTGCTGTTCGGGATCCCGCTCGTCGCCGGCGGCGTGATCGTCGGACTCATCTCGATCGGCCTCCTCGCCGTGCAGTCGCGGCACGGGCAGCGGCCGTTCGAGCTCGTGATCGGCGCGCTCCTCCTCGTGATCACGGTGGGGTTCCTCACGGGCCTCGTCGTGAGCCCGCTGTCGGGATCCGGCATCGCGGGCGGGCTCGTGCCGCGCTTCGACGGGCCGGACAGCGTGCTGCTCGCCGCGAGCATGCTCGGCGCGACCGTCATGCCGCACGCCGTCTACCTGCACTCGTCTCTGAGCCGAGACCGGCACGGCGTGCAGACCGACGACGGCGTGCTCCGACGGCTGCTCCGCGCGACGCGCTGGGACGTGATCACCGCGCTCGCCGTGGCCGGCGCCGTCAACATCTCCATGCTCCTCATCGCCGCCGCGAGCCTCGGCGGCGTGCCCGGCACCGACTCCATCGAGGGCGCGCACGCGGCCATCACGGCGTCGCTGGGACCGGTCGTCGGCGTCGTCTTCGCGGTCGGGCTGCTCGCGTCGGGCCTGGCGTCGACGTCGGTCGGCGCCTACGCGGGCGCGGCGATCATGGGCGGCCTGCTGCACGTGAAGGTGCCGCTGCTCGCCCGGCGCGTGGTGACGCTGATCCCGGCGCTCGCGATCCTCGCGATCGGCGTCGACCCGACCACCGCGCTCGTGATCAGCCAGGTCGTGCTGAGCCTCGGGATCCCGTTCGCGCTCGTCCCGCTGATCCGCCTCACGGGCGACCGGCGCGTGATGGGCGCGCACGTCGACCGGCCGATCACGCGCATCGCGGCGTGGGTCGCGGTGTCGCTCGTGGTGGTGCTGAACGTCGCGCTCGTGGTGCTGACCTTCACGGGCTGA